A single region of the Microbispora sp. ZYX-F-249 genome encodes:
- a CDS encoding FadR/GntR family transcriptional regulator: MATTGEAGVGVIETAIDTIKQMIIDGELRPGQKLPVEKDLADQLGVARNTLREAVRALIAMRVLQTRQGDGTYVTSLSPGL; this comes from the coding sequence ATGGCCACCACTGGGGAGGCCGGCGTGGGCGTCATCGAGACCGCGATCGACACGATCAAACAGATGATCATCGATGGTGAGCTGCGCCCCGGGCAGAAGCTGCCCGTGGAGAAGGACCTCGCCGACCAGCTCGGCGTCGCCCGCAACACCCTGCGTGAGGCCGTACGCGCGCTGATCGCCATGCGGGTCCTGCAGACACGCCAGGGCGACGGCACCTACGTCACCAGCCTGTCCCCGGGCCTT